One part of the Labilithrix sp. genome encodes these proteins:
- a CDS encoding DUF58 domain-containing protein has translation MSAAARQNIRRTIDWGSLAPLRIRARLVAEGVYAGAHRSARKGAGVEFGGHRAYTPGDDLRHLDMRSLLRHDHLLVRQFETETDRALRLVVDASASMGYRGSRAPGAKLAWAGLVAAALARVAVKSGDPIGMSFIGGSKDARNVPVRGGREVFERVVDALEGQVAEGEAMHDLTVLDNAIGALARNARRGSVVVVLSDLLDLPAPAPERIGAIATRGCVVVVVQVLDPDEADFPFNETVRLKSLEGGMVVETDEAARERYLAALAAEQATWREKLLARGAKFLTMRTDRDPVSAVRAIVEASL, from the coding sequence GTGAGCGCCGCGGCTCGGCAGAACATCCGGCGCACGATCGACTGGGGCAGCCTCGCGCCCTTGCGGATCCGCGCGCGGCTCGTCGCGGAGGGGGTCTACGCCGGCGCGCATCGCAGCGCACGCAAAGGCGCTGGCGTCGAGTTCGGCGGGCATCGCGCGTACACGCCGGGTGACGATCTCCGCCACCTCGACATGCGCTCGCTCCTCCGGCACGACCACCTCCTCGTGCGGCAGTTCGAGACGGAGACGGACCGCGCGCTCCGCCTCGTCGTCGACGCCTCCGCGTCGATGGGCTACCGCGGATCGCGCGCGCCCGGCGCGAAGCTCGCGTGGGCCGGCCTCGTCGCGGCGGCGCTCGCGCGCGTCGCGGTCAAGAGCGGCGATCCAATCGGCATGAGCTTCATCGGCGGCTCGAAGGACGCGCGCAACGTCCCCGTCCGCGGCGGGCGCGAGGTCTTCGAGCGTGTCGTCGACGCGCTCGAGGGCCAGGTCGCGGAGGGCGAGGCGATGCACGACCTCACCGTCCTCGACAACGCGATCGGCGCGCTCGCCCGGAACGCGCGGCGCGGCTCCGTCGTCGTCGTGTTGAGCGACCTCCTCGATCTCCCCGCCCCCGCGCCGGAGCGCATCGGCGCGATCGCGACGCGCGGTTGCGTCGTCGTCGTCGTGCAGGTGCTCGACCCCGACGAGGCGGACTTCCCCTTCAACGAGACCGTGCGCCTCAAGTCGCTCGAGGGAGGGATGGTGGTCGAGACCGACGAGGCCGCGCGCGAGCGCTACCTCGCCGCGCTCGCGGCCGAGCAGGCGACCTGGCGCGAGAAGCTCCTCGCTCGCGGCGCGAAGTTCCTCACGATGAGGACCGATCGCGATCCCGTCTCCGCCGTGCGCGCGATCGTGGAGGCGTCGCTGTGA
- a CDS encoding BatA and WFA domain-containing protein: MTFVAVLALGIGLFVVAPYLAHRLRRQRADEVPFAPVRLVPPTPPRARRRSRLEDRSLFALRAASIVALALLGASPLVRCSRLALSRGGASVAVAIVLDDSMSMRARTNGGASRFARAKKGAEEILAALRDGDAAAIVLAGAPARVGLAATTDISTLRAALDGMTESDRATDLDGAIAMARTLVGELPQIDRRVILLSDLADGKPDAPPLGESADKAVPVWVAMPELGKEAATDCGILSADRAGGRVRVRFACSTAEAAREREVRVMDGEKSIASAKLAETALGEVMIPVSGDDTRELVVELGGGDAIAADDRAVVVFESGPAALAVVGDRADDAVTTGGAPVVEQALAALHSDMAIRPIPQAPDRKEDTQAFAAIIVDDPPGFTPEQRKSLAAFVERGGVLVLALGRRAASAQLGATFEPFLARAVGFAESPSKGADPASASLLGEAASSLEDLGAKGRATLATEDLQSFEAVVRWTDGVPLIARKQRGRGDVWLSTLPFAVDASDLPLRPGFLALLDAVVADARERSVPLRGDVGAPWAFGGASRVEADGPSGRLVAARDDGALRLVPALIGPYRLTVDGTKELRVAAPAPREIDLRPRAVAPAATSSSLGGGVATVDVSWTIALVLLGLVLLELVVRAWTRAPGALA; encoded by the coding sequence GTGACGTTCGTCGCCGTCCTCGCGCTCGGGATCGGGCTCTTCGTCGTCGCGCCGTACCTCGCGCATCGGCTTCGGCGGCAGCGCGCGGACGAGGTGCCGTTCGCGCCGGTGCGGCTCGTCCCGCCGACGCCGCCGCGCGCGCGTCGCCGCTCGCGGCTCGAGGACCGCTCCCTCTTCGCGCTGCGCGCGGCGTCGATCGTCGCGCTCGCGCTCCTCGGCGCGTCGCCGCTCGTGCGCTGCTCGCGCCTCGCGCTCTCCCGCGGAGGAGCGTCGGTCGCGGTCGCGATCGTGCTCGACGACTCGATGAGCATGCGCGCGCGGACGAACGGCGGCGCGTCGCGCTTCGCGCGCGCGAAGAAGGGCGCGGAGGAGATCCTCGCCGCGCTGCGCGACGGCGACGCGGCCGCGATCGTGCTCGCGGGCGCGCCGGCGCGCGTCGGCCTCGCCGCGACGACGGACATCTCCACGCTCCGCGCCGCGCTCGACGGGATGACGGAGAGCGATCGCGCGACCGACCTCGACGGCGCGATCGCGATGGCGCGCACGCTCGTCGGGGAGCTGCCGCAGATCGACCGGCGCGTGATCCTCCTCTCCGATCTCGCGGACGGGAAGCCGGACGCGCCTCCGCTCGGCGAGTCGGCGGACAAGGCGGTCCCGGTCTGGGTCGCGATGCCCGAGCTCGGGAAGGAGGCGGCGACCGACTGCGGGATCCTCTCCGCCGATCGCGCGGGCGGGCGCGTCCGCGTGCGTTTCGCGTGCTCGACCGCGGAGGCGGCGCGGGAGCGCGAGGTCCGCGTCATGGACGGCGAGAAGTCGATCGCGAGCGCGAAGCTCGCGGAGACGGCGCTCGGCGAGGTGATGATCCCGGTCTCCGGGGACGATACGCGCGAGCTCGTCGTAGAGCTCGGCGGCGGCGACGCGATCGCGGCGGACGACCGCGCGGTCGTCGTGTTCGAGTCAGGGCCCGCCGCGCTCGCGGTGGTGGGCGATCGCGCCGACGACGCGGTCACGACCGGCGGCGCGCCGGTGGTGGAGCAAGCGCTCGCCGCGCTCCATTCCGACATGGCGATCCGTCCGATCCCGCAGGCGCCGGATCGAAAGGAGGACACGCAGGCGTTCGCCGCGATCATCGTCGACGATCCGCCGGGCTTCACGCCGGAGCAGCGCAAGTCGCTCGCCGCGTTCGTCGAGCGCGGCGGCGTCCTCGTCCTCGCGCTCGGCCGGCGCGCCGCGTCGGCGCAGCTCGGCGCGACGTTCGAGCCGTTCCTCGCGCGCGCGGTCGGCTTCGCGGAGTCCCCGTCGAAAGGCGCGGACCCCGCGAGCGCGTCGCTCCTCGGCGAGGCCGCGTCGAGCCTCGAGGACCTCGGCGCGAAGGGCCGCGCGACCCTCGCGACGGAGGACCTTCAGTCGTTCGAGGCGGTCGTGCGCTGGACCGACGGCGTGCCGCTCATCGCGCGAAAGCAGCGCGGCCGCGGGGACGTGTGGCTCTCGACGTTGCCGTTCGCGGTCGACGCGAGCGATCTCCCGCTCCGCCCCGGCTTCCTCGCGCTCCTCGACGCGGTGGTCGCGGACGCGCGCGAGCGCTCGGTGCCGCTCCGCGGTGACGTCGGCGCGCCGTGGGCGTTCGGCGGCGCCTCGCGCGTCGAGGCGGACGGGCCGAGCGGGCGCCTCGTCGCGGCGCGCGACGACGGCGCGCTGCGCCTCGTGCCGGCGCTCATCGGACCGTACCGCCTCACCGTCGACGGGACGAAGGAGCTCCGCGTCGCGGCCCCGGCGCCGCGCGAGATCGACCTCCGCCCGCGCGCGGTGGCGCCCGCCGCGACGTCGTCGTCGCTCGGCGGCGGCGTCGCGACGGTGGACGTCTCGTGGACGATCGCGCTCGTCCTCCTCGGCCTCGTCCTCCTCGAGCTCGTCGTCCGCGCGTGGACGCGAGCGCCCGGCGCGCTTGCATAG
- a CDS encoding formimidoylglutamate deiminase, whose product MRLTEEGRTIVLPALTTAHSHAFQRAMRGRAQRPSATPGDFWSWRGTMYEIANALTPESIEAISRVAYRELYRAGVRTVGEFHYVHHQPDGTPYEDRTILAEAVIRAAKAEGLRIALLRVAYHRAGPGREPEPGQRRFCDADVGDVMKDVDALRVKYKYDKDVRIGVAPHSVRACPADWIRELARFSLDRALPFHMHVAEQPREIEECLAETGRRPIDFLANIDALSTRFVAVHATHLMPHEAMILGEARAFVCLCATTEADLGDGLPDLAALREAGTRFCTGVDSHVITDPLADLRALETLGRLRTQTRVTFTPEDGTPAAELWRAGSIEGAIACGFEDDGGTLRIPRDHPSLALVDDEHLLDAIVFGGPAALLEANSSR is encoded by the coding sequence CTGCGGCTCACGGAAGAGGGACGCACGATCGTCCTCCCTGCGTTGACGACGGCGCACTCGCACGCGTTCCAGCGCGCGATGCGCGGGCGCGCGCAGCGGCCTTCCGCGACGCCGGGCGACTTCTGGTCCTGGCGCGGCACGATGTACGAGATCGCGAACGCGCTGACGCCGGAGTCGATCGAGGCGATCAGCCGCGTCGCGTACCGCGAGCTGTACCGCGCCGGCGTCCGCACGGTGGGGGAGTTCCACTACGTGCATCACCAGCCGGACGGCACGCCGTACGAGGACCGCACCATCCTCGCCGAGGCGGTGATCCGCGCGGCGAAGGCGGAGGGCCTCCGCATCGCGCTCCTCCGCGTCGCGTACCACCGCGCCGGCCCCGGTCGCGAGCCGGAGCCGGGGCAGCGCCGCTTCTGCGACGCGGACGTGGGCGACGTGATGAAGGACGTCGACGCACTTCGTGTAAAATACAAGTACGACAAGGACGTCCGCATCGGCGTCGCGCCGCACTCGGTGCGGGCGTGCCCCGCCGACTGGATCCGCGAGCTCGCGCGCTTCTCGCTCGATCGCGCGCTCCCGTTCCACATGCACGTCGCGGAGCAGCCGCGCGAGATCGAGGAGTGCCTCGCGGAGACGGGGCGGCGGCCGATCGACTTCCTCGCCAACATCGACGCGCTCTCGACCCGCTTCGTCGCCGTGCACGCGACGCACCTGATGCCGCACGAGGCGATGATCCTCGGCGAGGCGCGCGCGTTCGTGTGCCTCTGCGCGACGACGGAGGCGGACCTCGGCGACGGGCTGCCGGACCTCGCCGCGCTGCGCGAAGCCGGCACGCGCTTCTGCACCGGCGTCGACAGCCACGTCATCACCGATCCGCTCGCGGACCTGCGCGCGCTCGAGACGCTCGGCCGCCTCCGGACGCAGACCCGGGTCACGTTCACGCCGGAGGACGGCACGCCGGCGGCGGAGCTCTGGCGCGCGGGCTCGATCGAGGGCGCGATCGCGTGCGGCTTCGAGGACGACGGCGGCACGCTCCGGATCCCGCGCGATCACCCGTCGCTCGCGCTCGTCGACGACGAGCACCTCCTCGACGCGATCGTCTTCGGCGGCCCGGCGGCGCTGCTGGAAGCTAATAGTTCGCGTTGA